AGGCCCACCATGCCGTCGGTCTGGCAGGCGTACTCGCCCGCGCTCGCCCGGGCCGCGCCGGCCCGGCGGAACATCCGCATCGACACCTGCTCGTACCCCTCGGCCAGCAGGTGGTCCCGGCCCGCCCGGTACAGCGCCAGCCGCTGGGCGTCCCACTCCGGGGCCGGTGCGTCGGCGGCCCCGTGCCGGCCCAGGCCGGTCAGCGGGCGGACGTACAGCGGGTACAGGTACAGCTCCTCCGGCCGCCAGGCCAGCGCGGCGTCCAGCGACGCGATCCAGCTGGCGGGCGTCTGGCCGTCGATGCCGTAGATCAGGTCGATGTTCAGCACCGGGAACCCGGCGTCCCGCACCCGGCCCAGCGCCGCCTCCACCGCCGCCCGCTTCTGCGGGCGCACCGCCGCCCTGGCCTCGCCGTCCAGGAACGACTGCACGCCCAGGCTCAGCCGGGTCGTCCCGCGCTCGGCCAGCACCCGCAGCCGGTCCGCCGTCGCGGTGTCCGGCGAGGCCTCGACCGAGAGCGGCACCGCCCGCAGGTCCGCCCCCATCCGCGACTCGGCGATGTCGCACAGCCGCTCCAGCTCGGCCGCGCTCAGGTAGGTCGGCGTCCCGCCGCCGAAGGCCGCCAGCGCGAACCGCGCCTGCGGCGCCAGCGCCTCCCGCACCTGCCGGGCCTGCCGCTCCAGCGCGTCCAGGTACGCCGTGGTCAGCCCCTCCGGGCTGCCGATCCGGGTGAACAGGTTGCAGAACCCGCACCGCACCTCGCAGAACGGCACGTGCAGGTACAGCGACAGCGCGTCCTGCTTCTCGCCCCGCCACAGATCGGCGAGCCGCGGCCGCTCCGGCAGCGGGCGGTACGCCGTCTTGTGCGGGTACGCGTAGACGTAGCTCTGGTACGGGGACTCGGCGGTGCTGGTGGCGGTGCTGGTGATGGTGCTCATCGGGGCTCCTGCGGCGTGGCGGGAAGGGTGAAGTGCGCGTACGGGACGGTCCAGACCACCTCGTGGCCGATCCGGTGGCCGGTGTAGCCGTCCTCGCCGTACGCGGTGCCGTGGTCGGAGCAGACGATCGCGAAGCACGGGCGGCGGGCGCTCATCGCCGCGAACAGCCGCCCGACGTGCGCGTCCACGTACTCCAGCGCGGCGGCGTGCGTCTCCCGGCTGTCCCCGTCCGCGCGGGTCGCGCCCGGCAGGTGGAACCAGTTCGGCTGGTGCAGCGCCGAGACGTTGACGAACAGGAACAGCGGCTGCCCGGCGGGCTGTTCGGCCGCCACCCGCTCGGCCACCGCCACCTGGGACTCGAAGGAGGTCGGCGACGGCACGCCCAGCTCCGGCGCCCAGTGGCTCTCCTGGAACAGGCCCGGCAGCACCGAACCGAGCGGCCCCTGCTTGTTGAAGAACCCCACCCCGCCGATGCACACCGTCCGGTACCCGGCCTGCGCCAGCCCCGTCGGCAGGTCCGGCGCGTCGAACACCCAGGTCCGCGACTCGGTGGTCTCCGAACCCGCGAACCGCGCCGCGAACAGCCGCGGATGCGGCCCGTCCGGCGAGGCCGGCGTCGGCAGGAACCCGGCCAGGATCGCCTGGTGCGCGGCGTACGTGAAGCTCCCCGGCGAGTGCCGCCGCTCCCAGCCGGCGGGCGGGAGGACCTTCGCGAGGTTGGGCAGGCGCCCGGCCGCGAGCAGCTCGGCCGCGACGTCGAAGCGCAGCGTGTCGAGGGTGACCAGCAGCAGGTCGTGCGAGCCGACGACCTCGTTCATGTCGGGAATCCCTGCGGAAGGCGGAACCAGGGGCTCGGGGAACGGCGAGTCCGTGCTGCGCTGTGGCCCCTTCAGGGGCTCGGGGAACGGCGAGTCCGTGCTGCTGGTGGCCGGAGCCCATCGGAGGTCCGTGCTGCTGCGTGCAGTGACAGAACCCGAAGCCGATGCGCGCTCCGGCAGTGCACCGTCAGCAGACCCGGGCTCGCCGTTCCCCGAGCCCCCGGCGTCGCTTCCCGGCGTTCCTGCCGAGCCGGTCGGTTCGTACGCCGGGGAGGCCAGTTGGGCCGCGTAGGTGTCCAGGCCCGGGGCCGGGCCCTCGGGGAGGCCGGGGAGGTGGGGGAGCAGGTCGCCGAAGGCGTTGACCTCGGCGACCACGGCGCGGCGCCAGTCGGAGTGGGGGAGGAGGTCGACGCCGACCATGGGGGCGTGCGGGAAGCACCTCGCGGCGGCCTCCGCGGTGGCGAGGAGCCCGGGCCAGTGCGCCCCGGCCGCGGCCCGGGCGAGGGCGGTCTCGCCGCGGGCGCCGCCGAGGTGGAGATTGGTCATGGGGTGCCGGCTGGTGCGGACCACCGCGTGGGTGGCGCGGCCGCCGACGACCAGCACCCGCAGGTCCGCCGCGCGGCCGTGCTGGCCGGACTTGGGGATCCAGCGCTCGACGTGCAGGCCCTCGGGGGCGAGCCGGTCGACCAGTTCGGCGACCTCTGCCGCGCCGCGGTAGCGGCGGACGGCGAGCGAGTTGTGCAGCCCGTCCGGGGCGAGCTCCACCGAGGTGGTGGCCTGGACCCGGCCGTGCGGGCCGAACTCCAGCGCCACCACGCCGGACGCGGAGGAGCCGTGCACCGGCTTGAGGAACACCCGCCGCATCCCGGCGTCCGCCAGCCGCTCCCGCAGCTCCGCGTACGAGCCGGGGGCCCCGCCGGGCAGCGCGGGCGGCACCGGCACCCCGGCGGCGGACAGCAGGGCGTGGGTGCGCCGCTTGTCGAACATGACGGCGATCTCCTCCGGATCGCCGAGCAGGCGCACCCCGGGCCGGGCGGCCAGCGCGCGCAGGGCCGCGGTGACGCCCGCGTACCAGGCGGGGCCGCCCTCGACCCGGGTCGCGGCGTAGCCCGCCCCGAGGACGGGACCGCGCAGCAGCCGGTCGGCCTCCGGGTCCTCGCCGGGCGAGTCGAGCCGGACCACCGCGCCGGGCGGCAGCTCGTACCGCCCGCGCAGCAGGTCGGACCAGGGCAGCACGGCGGGCTCCGGCCGGCCGGCGGCCCGGGCCGCGGCGGCGAACAGGGTGACCCGCCGGTGCCCCGGGCAGCCCAGGACGACCAGTGGCGACGGCTGGTGCGAAATCACTCCCTTCCGCCCCGCCTACTCGGAGATGGCGACGTAGCGCCAGTTGTCGCCCGGGTCCTCGGCCCCGGAGAGGTCGATCCCGACGCCGGGCAGGGCGTCGCGCAGGCGCTGCTGCATGGCCTCGGTGAGGTAGTGGTGGTGCAGGTCCAGGGTCTTCAGGTGGGTGAGCGGCTGGCCCTCCAGCAGCGCCGCCGCGCCCTCGTCGGTGAGGGCGCCCATCGACAGCGACAGGCCGGTCAGCCGGGGCACCACCGGGGCCTGGGCGACCAGCGCGGCGATCCGGTCCTGGGTCTCGGCGTTCTGCAGGCCCAGGTACGTCAGCGCGGGCAGCTTGGCGCCGGACAGGAACGGGGCGAGGTCCTCCGTCGTCCAGTCGCCGCCGTAGTTGGCGACGCCGAGCCACAGCTCCAGCTTCTCCAGCGCCGGGAAGTCGCAGGCGCCGACCGCGCGGACGATCGCGGCGGGCAGGCCGCCGGCCTCGAACCGCAGCGCCTTCAGCCTCTCGTGCCGCACCGGCTTGAGGCCGAGCCGCGCGGTGTCCTCGTAGTCCTCGCTGGCCCCGCGCACCACCAGCTCCTCCAGCTGCGGGAACGCCTCGAACACCGGCGTGACGTCGCACATCTGGATCCAGGAGATCTCGCACTCCTCGAAGGTGATGTCGCCGAGGAAGAGCGCGCGCAGCGCGGGCATCCGGTCGGCGGCGGCCAGGATCAGCGGCAGCGCCTCGGACAGCGACTCCGGCTCCTCCGGGAACCAGCGGCCGAGCACCAGCGCGGTGACCTGCGCCGGGTCGACGGTGTCCAGGAACTTCTGCCACAGCTCGGCGAAGCCCTCCTCGTCGTCCCAGTCCAGGCCGACCCGCCAGGCGGTGGCGCCCGGAGCCGGGAACTCCCCCTTCTCCTGGGCGGTCCGGAAGTCGGTGACCGGCAGGCCGTGGAACTCCTTGGCGTGCTCGTTGATGGTCATGCGCTGCTCCTCGCTGCTGGTGCCGCTGCTCGTCGTGCCGCTGCTGTGCCGCGGGCCCGCGGTGGGCCGGAGACCTGTCTACCAGCCGCCCGTGACGTTCACCCGCACGAAGGACCCGACGGGAGCGCGGTTGTCGGTGGCACGGCCTAGTTTCCGGTGCGTGGAGTTCGGCAGCGGGCCGGACCGGACAGCGGGAGGCCCCGTGTACCGCCAGGGAGACGTACTGATCGTGCCGGTCGCGCGGAGCGCCGTCCCGGCCGCCGTCGCGCACATGGCGCGCCAGCCCCGGGACGGCCGGGGGCGGCTGGTGCTGGCCCTCGGCGAGGTGACCGGGCACGCCCACGCGGTGGTCGGGCCGGGCGAACTCGTCCGCGAGGGCGGCCCGTTCTCCTTCGCCTGGCTGCACCTGCCGGAGGGCGGCCGGGTCGTCCACGAGGAGCACGCGGCGATCGCCCTGCCCAGCGGCTGGTTCCGGGTGGTGCGCCAGCGCGAGTACACGCCCGGCGCGGTCCGCGTGGTCGCCGACTGAGCCCGGCCGCCCGCCGACCCGCCGCCCGCCGACCCGCCACCCGCACCACGACCAGGATCACGGAGAACTGATGAGCAGCCAGCTGACCGGCCGTCCGGCCGACCTCTCGGTGGCCCACTGGCGGGCCGTCGCCGCCGCCACCGGCCCCGCCGACCGGGCCACCGCCGAACAGGCCGTCCGGGATGCCTACCGGGCCGCCGGGCTGGCCGAGCCCGCCGAGTTCCGCTGGTACCCCTCGCCGCGCGCCGCGATCGCCGAACTCCTCGACCACGAGGGCCGGTTCGGGACGAGCGTGCGCGAGCGGGTGCGCACCGCCGCCTGGGAGCGGGCCCGCACCGGCGCCCACGCCGCGCTCGGCCCGGCCGGCTGGGCCGAGCTGTGGAACACCACCGGCGCCGAACTCGCCGAGACCACCGCGCTGCCCGCCGAACGCGTCCGCACCGCGCTGCTCGACCACTTCGCCCCCGAGCCCGAGCCGATCGACGACTGGCAGGAGGCCCGCAAGCCCGAGAACCGGGCGGTCCGGCAGGCCGCCGCCGAGCGGCGCGGCCGCGTCCGGCTCGCCCTGCTGGACGCCGTCGCCGGCCAGCACGACGCCGCCTGGCTCGCCGCCTTCGACACCGCCGGCACCGGGGACGCGGCCCTCGCCGCGCTGGCCGGCGTCGCCC
The window above is part of the Kitasatospora sp. NA04385 genome. Proteins encoded here:
- a CDS encoding STM4012 family radical SAM protein, with product MSTITSTATSTAESPYQSYVYAYPHKTAYRPLPERPRLADLWRGEKQDALSLYLHVPFCEVRCGFCNLFTRIGSPEGLTTAYLDALERQARQVREALAPQARFALAAFGGGTPTYLSAAELERLCDIAESRMGADLRAVPLSVEASPDTATADRLRVLAERGTTRLSLGVQSFLDGEARAAVRPQKRAAVEAALGRVRDAGFPVLNIDLIYGIDGQTPASWIASLDAALAWRPEELYLYPLYVRPLTGLGRHGAADAPAPEWDAQRLALYRAGRDHLLAEGYEQVSMRMFRRAGAARASAGEYACQTDGMVGLGCGARSYTSRLHYSFDYAVDAREVRRIIDDYVAAPDFSRAELGWAMTDEETRRRHLVQSLLQGEGVDLAAYRERFGSAPELDFPAELADFAARGWLAADDPARLLLSPEGLAWSDAVGPRLFSAAVRANMAEYEAK
- a CDS encoding STM4013/SEN3800 family hydrolase, with product MNEVVGSHDLLLVTLDTLRFDVAAELLAAGRLPNLAKVLPPAGWERRHSPGSFTYAAHQAILAGFLPTPASPDGPHPRLFAARFAGSETTESRTWVFDAPDLPTGLAQAGYRTVCIGGVGFFNKQGPLGSVLPGLFQESHWAPELGVPSPTSFESQVAVAERVAAEQPAGQPLFLFVNVSALHQPNWFHLPGATRADGDSRETHAAALEYVDAHVGRLFAAMSARRPCFAIVCSDHGTAYGEDGYTGHRIGHEVVWTVPYAHFTLPATPQEPR
- a CDS encoding STM4015 family protein: MTINEHAKEFHGLPVTDFRTAQEKGEFPAPGATAWRVGLDWDDEEGFAELWQKFLDTVDPAQVTALVLGRWFPEEPESLSEALPLILAAADRMPALRALFLGDITFEECEISWIQMCDVTPVFEAFPQLEELVVRGASEDYEDTARLGLKPVRHERLKALRFEAGGLPAAIVRAVGACDFPALEKLELWLGVANYGGDWTTEDLAPFLSGAKLPALTYLGLQNAETQDRIAALVAQAPVVPRLTGLSLSMGALTDEGAAALLEGQPLTHLKTLDLHHHYLTEAMQQRLRDALPGVGIDLSGAEDPGDNWRYVAISE
- a CDS encoding DUF6745 domain-containing protein — its product is MSSQLTGRPADLSVAHWRAVAAATGPADRATAEQAVRDAYRAAGLAEPAEFRWYPSPRAAIAELLDHEGRFGTSVRERVRTAAWERARTGAHAALGPAGWAELWNTTGAELAETTALPAERVRTALLDHFAPEPEPIDDWQEARKPENRAVRQAAAERRGRVRLALLDAVAGQHDAAWLAAFDTAGTGDAALAALAGVARQTGWWWPYERAVLLTERPTALHRDEAGRLDRADGPALAYADGFALHAWRGMPVPADFLDRLAGLTPERIRTEENAELRRVMLEHFGYDRYLAESGAEPLHRDETGVLWRIQLPNDEPVVMVEVVNSTPEPDGTHRTYYLRVPPGTRTARAGVAWTFGVEEGDYRPQRET